A genomic stretch from Oscarella lobularis chromosome 11, ooOscLobu1.1, whole genome shotgun sequence includes:
- the LOC136193043 gene encoding uncharacterized protein: MTVHLHNDLNAAAFSNLLLTVGNGKIPCTNNTRTITVPGELCHIVSTEDEFFDKVYHNLEDNHADIDWLMERAILAPLNGTVNAINNTLLNRFPGDDVETYNAIDSVPNKDDATQYPLEFLNSL; the protein is encoded by the coding sequence ATGACTGTTCACCTACACAACGATCTCAACGCAGCAGCTTTTTCCAATCTTCTCCTCACCGTTGGCAATGGAAAAATACCGTGTACAAATAACACCCGAACAATTACTGTACCTGGAGAATTGTGTCATATCGTTTCTACAGAAGACGAGTTCTTCGACAAAGTTTACCACAACCTGGAAGACAACCACGCCGACATTGACTGGCTGATGGAAAGAGCGATTCTGGCACCTCTCAACGGGACCGTCAATGCCATAAATAATACTCTACTCAATAGATTTCcaggagacgacgtcgaaacctATAATGCAATTGACAGCGTTCCAAATAAAGATGATGCTACTCAGTATCCTTTGGAGTTTTTGAACTCTCTGTAA